One genomic window of Deinococcus radiotolerans includes the following:
- a CDS encoding glutaredoxin family protein translates to MPDITLYTVPQCADCEAIKRLLQREGAAFTERNVRGDPQALAEMQRRADVRIAPVTIIGDEVVYGPFSDQRPRILAALSGRA, encoded by the coding sequence ATGCCGGACATCACGCTCTACACCGTGCCGCAGTGCGCGGACTGCGAAGCCATCAAACGCCTCCTGCAGCGTGAGGGCGCCGCGTTCACCGAGCGGAACGTGCGCGGCGACCCGCAGGCCCTGGCGGAGATGCAGCGCCGCGCGGACGTCCGGATCGCGCCGGTCACCATCATCGGCGACGAGGTGGTGTACGGTCCCTTCAGTGACCAGCGCCCCCGCATTCTGGCGGCCTTGTCGGGACGCGCGTGA